The genomic interval CAGGTGGCCGTCCTGCTCCGTCAGGCGGATGGATATCCGCCCCTGCACAGCCTGCCGAGTGTGTCCAGCCGGTTTCACCTGTCCAGCCCGTTCAACCCGTCCAGCCCATTCGGCCCACTCAGCTTGTCCCGCGGGCAGTTCCCTTCTCGCTATGGCTTGCGCGGCGTTGCGGATAAGATTGAACAGTACCTGCACAATCTCCATTTCGGAGCACTCCACTCTGGGCAGATTGGGGGCGTACTCGCGCAGGATTTCAATATTGCGGAAGTCATAGCGTGTATTCAGGTCGTAATCTGCCTGTGTAAGCGCTATGGCCCGCTCCGCCATGTCCGGCAAAGACCGCAGGGCATGGCTGGTTTCGCTCTTGCGGCTGAAGTTGAGCATGTTGGAAACAATGTCTGCCGCCCTCTGCCCGCATTCGCGGATGCCCTCCAGCATCCGGTCAATGCGCCGCAGCCGCATATAAGCCTGCACTGTTTCAAGGCCGCACCCCGCTTCTTCCGCTGCCTTGCGGTTGGCGTCCACATCGCCGGAAAGCCGCCGCGATATGTTCTGTACCCCTTGAAGAATTCCTCCCAGCGGGTTGTTAATTTCATGCGCCATGCCCGCCGCCAGCCCGCCCACGGAAATCATTTTCTCATTCTGCACCATGAGTTCCTGCATCTGTTTGCGTTCGGAAATATCCCGCAAAAAGGCAACCACATAGGTGTCTTCCAGCAATTGCATGGCGGTAATGCTCACCTCTGCCATGAAAACGGAACCGTCAAGGCGTCTGTGCTGCCACTCAAAGGTGTGGCTGCGTCCTGCAAGCGCGTCCCGTACTATCTCTGCCGCCGCAATGGCGGAATCTTCGCCTCCCGGCTGCAGTGGCGGAGAAAGCTCTCCGGGAGAAAGCCCTATGATCTGTTCGCGTGTACAGCCGAACATTTTCAGTGTCTGCAGGTTGCAGTCTACAAACCGGTTGTCCTTAAGCAGGAATATGGCGTCCGGTGAAGACTGGAAAAGCACCCGGTGCTTCTCCTCGCTGAACCGGCGCTCGGTAATGTCGGTATGGGTTCCGCAGATAAGCGCAGGATTCCCCTGCGTGTCGCGTTCAATCACATCGCCTCTGCCCAGTATCCACTTCCATCCGCCGTTTTTGGTGCGCATGCGGAATTCGGCTTTGTAGGATATGGCTCCCCCGGAGCGGATGGTTTCATCAATCTGCACCATGGCTGCGGCATGGTCTTCCGGATGACACAGGCTCTTCCACGTACCGAAACACATGGGCAGTTCCTGATCCCGGTACCCCAGCATTTCGTACCAGCGGGGGCTGAAATAGGTATCCCCCGTGGCGTATGACCATTCCCATATGGCGTCAGACGTTGCGCTGATCGCGCGTGAAAGCCTCTGTTCGCTCTGCTTGAGCGCTGCGTTGGCGT from Desulfovibrio psychrotolerans carries:
- a CDS encoding PAS domain S-box protein, which codes for MSRSIAQRMNHDILITFTVIACLFVALGSFMQLRWKDDNIHTVCRLLDTLVAREQDNLANELFERRTAALNMRLADMSRIEDMVRVTLYDAHGAPIAGASAGADQPMKDEPALDVSVLNSRVPYIFEHDFSTLHFTRPLIAAGEVLGWVRIDQDLTLLRKQLINFFGFFFALLFITFLCMKMLLLNRLRRSVVTPLSELGEAMRGMDAGTASAALPVFSRDTEIINLSSAFGELMTRLDTSYRALDHANAALKQSEQRLSRAISATSDAIWEWSYATGDTYFSPRWYEMLGYRDQELPMCFGTWKSLCHPEDHAAAMVQIDETIRSGGAISYKAEFRMRTKNGGWKWILGRGDVIERDTQGNPALICGTHTDITERRFSEEKHRVLFQSSPDAIFLLKDNRFVDCNLQTLKMFGCTREQIIGLSPGELSPPLQPGGEDSAIAAAEIVRDALAGRSHTFEWQHRRLDGSVFMAEVSITAMQLLEDTYVVAFLRDISERKQMQELMVQNEKMISVGGLAAGMAHEINNPLGGILQGVQNISRRLSGDVDANRKAAEEAGCGLETVQAYMRLRRIDRMLEGIRECGQRAADIVSNMLNFSRKSETSHALRSLPDMAERAIALTQADYDLNTRYDFRNIEILREYAPNLPRVECSEMEIVQVLFNLIRNAAQAIARRELPAGQAEWAEWAGRVERAGQVKPAGHTRQAVQGRISIRLTEQDGHLLASISDNGPGMDEETRRRVFEPFFTTKPPGEGTGLGLSVCYLIVHRNHRGDISVESAPGKGATFHVRLPLPQNG